The Acanthopagrus latus isolate v.2019 chromosome 13, fAcaLat1.1, whole genome shotgun sequence genome contains a region encoding:
- the si:dkey-175m17.7 gene encoding dual specificity protein phosphatase 10 has product MPPLPLDERIVVIQRPKNLVLCEASPQTIPQHSSQISASSNGHVAHPPHLHPSQSHFYSPSCKSLTLECKRRSSRVQKFKADQPVVPAGVRHIPSHCHSNGTVTLGPRLPSHTHTIDIRLTLDKGGRGGGFSNSLGRSGSVKGGKGKCASSPSDQGQCERKTGTAGRPGGVEHKPPRSRYNQLASSPGGVLQFVPAQAQQHKFRSEREKENTSFSNRTDQEFPSLGHRKNSKLGTVHQSHNSHSLPYHHNSVPVPHAAILNSNYSSSPPSQPSHVPISFQQLSQPHPSRNRDHRPHILHGLPLSPCSSHAGGFPSPDHTCTIDCTHPFSCGCWRLVRCRGCKSHSASCQGGGGSSSTSFSCVHNVGAVKKGGKEMGLRNLGGCLSTASTSNTSSSNSTVSDCRATLFKPLRCASCSGEAGNFESPAILRKKLVGGCLPCAPLASSAPLRAIQSCVTGCNPKASQTGSSTCSYCSSDPIVVTFNPRRGKPPGRGVGAAHQMGMYQADDDDYSVRTIWPEELAKKMTHSKAQKNHCAGMGGGVGKTCGSQAQNGSNGTGLVLLDCQNLQEYAQPQLTDHAGRRRLQQGKMAALDFMGRRSSGYDDGRSSLKRLLNKGDDVGMGDGPEQDGDAAYPRSPSPRSASPPSPVSFSPPPSAPSTLIKPKPWQRDREGGHSLPSAQSLHLALNSLNREQDEENSRMHLSLPLSSSLPASLSDESVMTPDAENAVISPILPFLFLGNERDAQDLDLLLRLNIGYVVNVTTHLPLYHVNSGLRYKRLPATDNSKQNLRQYFEEVFEFIEEAYQSGQGVLVHCQAGVSRSATIVIAYLMKHTLMTMTDAYKYVRSRRPVVSPNLNFMGQLLEFERDLNSGVTPRILMPKLNGVETQV; this is encoded by the exons ATGCCTCCCCTGCCTCTTGATGAGCGCATAGTGGTCATTCAGCGCCCTAAAAACTTAGTCCTCTGCGAGGCTTCTCCGCAAACCATCCCGCAGCACTCCTCCCAGATATCGGCCTCTTCCAATGGACACGTCGCCCACCCTCCCCATCTCCACCCTTCTCAGTCCCATTTCTACTCACCCTCCTGTAAATCTCTGACTCTGGAATGCAAGCGCAGATCCTCCCGCGTGCAGAAATTCAAGGCCGACCAGCCTGTCGTCCCAGCGGGTGTCAGACACATCCCTAGCCACTGCCACAGCAATGGCACAGTAACTCTCGGCCCACGGCTCCCCTCCCACACTCATACTATTGATATCAGGCTGACATTGGACAaaggaggacgtggaggaggatTCAGCAACTCGTTAGGACGCAGCGGAAGTGTTAAAGGTGGCAAAGGGAAATGTGCCTCTTCGCCATCGGATCAAGGACAATGTGAGAGAAAAACTGGAACTGCAGGGAGGCCAGGTGGAGTCGAACACAAGCCGCCGCGAAGCCGCTACAATCAGCTGGCGTCTTCGCCCGGAGGCGTCCTACAGTTCGTCCCCGCTCAGGCGCAGCAGCATAAGTTCAGGAGtgaaagggaaaaggaaaacaccAGTTTTTCAAACAGAACCGACCAGGAATTTCCCTCTCTAGGCCACAGAAAGAATTCCAAACTGGGAACTGTCCATCAAAGCCATAATAGTCATAGTCTTCCCTACCACCACAACTCCGTCCCCGTGCCTCATGCTGCCATCCTAAACTCCAActactcctcctcccctccctcccaacCCTCCCATGTCCCGATCTCCTTTCAGCAACTCAGCCAGCCGCACCCGTCCCGCAACAGGGATCACCGCCCTCACATCCTTCATGGTCTACCcctctccccctgctcctcccaCGCCGGAGGGTTCCCCAGCCCCGACCACACCTGCACCATCGACTGCACCCACCCGTTCAGTTGCGGCTGCTGGAGGTTGGTAAGATGCAGAGGGTGTAAGAGCCACTCAGCAAGCTGccaaggaggtggaggaagctCGTCCACCTCGTTCTCCTGCGTTCACAATGTCGGAGCAGTGAAGAAAGGAGGCAAAGAAATGGGCCTCAGAAATCTGGGTGGGTGTCTTTCCAccgcctccacctccaacacCTCCTCTTCTAACAGCACTGTGTCTGACTGCCGAGCAACCCTGTTCAAACCCCTCCGTTGTGCCTCCTGCTCTGGTGAGGCCGGGAACTTCGAGAGTCCAGCTATCCTTCGCAAAAAACTGGTAGGAGGATGCCTGCCCTGCGCCCCACTAGCCTCCTCGGCACCTCTCCGGGCAATTCAGAGCTGCGTCACAGGCTGCAACCCCAAAGCCTCTCAGACaggcagctccacctgcagctaCTGCAGCAGCGACCCCATAGTGGTGACATTCAACCCTCGCCGAGGCAAACCCCCGGGAAGAGGCGTAGGAGCAGCTCATCAGATGGGTATGTACCAAGCTGATGATGACGACTACAGCGTGCGCACTATCTGGCCCGAAGAACTGGCCAAGAAGATGACCCATTCCAAAGCCCAAAAGAATCACTGTGCCGGGATGGGAGGAGGAGTCGGGAAAACCTGCGGAAGCCAGGCCCAAAATGGCAGTAACGGAACAGGCCTCGTCCTTCTGGACTGTCAAAACCTCCAGGAATACGCACAGCCTCAGCTAACAGACCATGCTGGACGAAGGCGGCTTCAGCAGGGGAAAATGGCCGCCCTCGATTTTATGGGCCGCAGGTCATCCGGGTACGACGATGGCCGGAGCTCGTTGAAGAGGCTCCTGAACAAAGGCGATGACGTAGGGATGGGCGACGGTCCTGAGCAAGACGGAGATGCAGCATATCCACGTTCCCCTTCTCCCCGCTCTGCCTCCCCGCCATCACCTGTGTCCTTCTCGCCTCCGCCGTCCGCCCCGAGCACACTCATCAAACCCAAACCCtggcagagagacagggagggaggacaTTCTCTGCCGTCGGCTCAGTCACTTCACCTGGCCCTCAACTCTCTGAACAGAGAGCAAGATGAGGAGAACAGCAGAA TGCACCTTTCCCTGCCGCTCTCTTCTTCATTGCCGGCTTCCCTGTCCGATGAGAGTGTGATGACTCCCGATGCGGAGAACGCCGTCATCAGTCCCATCCTGCCCTTCCTGTTTCTGGGGAACGAGAGAGACGCCCAAGacctggacctgctgctgcGCCTCAACATCGGCTACGTGGTCAACGTGACGACACACCTGCCCCTCTACCACGTCAACTCTGGACTGCGCTACAAAAGGCTGCCGGCCACCGACAACAGCAAGCAAAACCTCCGGCAGTACTTTGAGGAGGTGTTTGAGTTCATTG AGGAGGCATATCAGAGTGGACAGGGAGTGTTGGTGCACTGCCAGGCGGGCGTTTCCCGTTCTGCAACCATCGTCATCGCCTATCTTATGAAGCACACCCTCATGACAATGACAGATGCCTACAAATACGTGCGGAGCCGTCGTCCCGTGGTGTCCCCGAATCTAAACTTCATGGGCCAGCTTTTGGAGTTCGAGAGGGACCTCAACTCCGGGGTGACTCCTCGCATCCTGATGCCTAAACTTAACGGTGTGGAGACGCAGGTGTGA